Within Paralichthys olivaceus isolate ysfri-2021 chromosome 14, ASM2471397v2, whole genome shotgun sequence, the genomic segment CTTCTTTTCTTGATCGTTGGAACAACGCACAAGGTTCGGTTAACGTGAGCGATGGAAAGAACGACGGACCTTAGTCGCAGAAGACGTCTTGGTTATCATAACAACAGCTTTATGGCTCAGTTTCAGGGTACGGCAGTACCTATGTATGGAAGCTCAAGAATCACTGCAGAAATTTCCACTGTAGCTGACTGCAACAGTGCAAACACATGTTGGTGCCAATGAGCAAGCACCAGAGCTGCTGAACAAACGTATACAAGCGAAGCCACATCTGGGATAAACCTGGCTGTGATCATGATCTCTgtcacaaagtggaaaaagaCTGTGTAGCGTTGTGGTGAAGAACCCAAGTGAAATCCTATGATGAATTCTAGtcatttgctttctttctgaaatctATGAGATGATGCCGTTGACAACGAGGCATAAGTCTTGTTTAGTACACGTAGCACTAAAAAGGTCACTATCTTAGGGCCTAACCAtgattatttacataattaGGCCTTGTTATTCATAGACAAAACTTACTTGGGAAGCAATACTTCCATTGTGTTAACGCATATTTTCTTGACATTTCCTCATCTCTGAGCTTCTCACTATAGCCTGAATAACTCTGGGAGACAGAAATCGTTTTTAATATATCTGTTGTCTTTAAACTACAGATAGCATAGAtaacatgtaaatgtaaagttttaactggaaaatgtatttacatcttTGAAACAAGCCGCAAATGTAAGCTACTCAAATCTAAACTCAATTTCTGTAATTCAAAGGTTGCTATTTTCGTGCACTTTCTATTTTATAAGTCCAGTTACCTGGAGAGACCACCGTGCCGTCCTTGTTCCTCTCTCCTTGTTTTCTGCAGGCTAACATCTCCTGGAACCTCTGCTCCCTTTTCTCCAAAATCCTCTGGTTGTACAAATCCAGCTGCAATATAAATAGAGATGTCGGGTCAAAGCTTCATGTGACGTAGTTAAAACACAGATATGTCTGTCTATATCAAGGCTGAACCCAAGTATTTAtagttttgtttatatttaattttttgtctcattcattcactcatttgtGAGGAATTTCACCATTCTCCCTTCTTATACATCAGAAAAATCAGCTATCTGTACTGTCTAATGTTACAGTGAGCACTCATGCTAAGTGGCTAATGCAAGGGAACTTGTATATTTCAAATGGTTAGCCACGATAATGTCATGGTCAGTGACAGGAAGATGTTTGCCTGCAGTTTTCATGCCACCCTCTTGGGGTCATCTAGAAAAGACCCTACACGTTTCTGTCCAATGTATTTAAAAACCGTCAAATGACCTCAGGGACCAGCTACGTAAAACGCCATCTGTCCACCATGACAGCACTTCCTACGAGGtaaatttgtttatttgaaatacTGGCAGCAGATACATCTCCCATCAAAGCTCTAAGACAACAACAATCAGTTTTGGTTTCAGGAAATGTATTTCAGTTGCCAGCAAGAACCTCTTGCAGTTCATCAAAAACCACACCATGTTATCGGTATCTCTTAATTTTCATTCTTGAAAACAAGTACCAGTAATGTTTACTCATGTTAAtggttttaataaataaatactaggGCTGATCGtaccttctctctctgctttgccctgatgtcctcctctgtgtctgctgtggTGTGAGGACTGGAGGCTGATGGAGACTCTGTGGGTAAACTGAACTGCACTGATTTCACTGGTTTAGATGAAGTCTGCACAGCCAGAGACTTAactgtctctatgaccttcagacaCCTGGCTACTGTTGTAGAGATGGCTGATTGGTCATCACTAGCAGGACATGATGATAGAGGTGTCTGTGTTACTGTGGCAGTGGTTAAAGTCTGTGGAGGACTGGAGTCATTGGCTGTAGAAGGGTGgccaataaaagaaaatactttatgATTGGATGGTGGAGCAAAAGGAGGCTGTCCAGAGGGGCGTCGTGGAGGAGGTCCAGGAGGGGGTCCTGGAGGAGGTTGTCCAGAACGCTGTGAAGAATGTCCAGGAGGAGGACCGGGTGGAGGTCCTGGAGGAAATCCAAATCTATGGGGTGGTTGACCAGCTGTTGGAGTACCTGTGTTGGCGGTTGTGCAGCTCTGTTCTTGAGGAACGTGCATGGTGACTCCGAGTGGCCAGTTTATAGGTGCAGGTGGGCGGTATTGAGCAGGCGGGGGTCCAGGAGGTGGTTTGGGAGAAGTGGTTGAGGGGGTACTCCCCATTGTCTTGGTAAGACTCTGCAGCTGTTGCGCCTTCTTAAGcgcctccagctcctgctgGTCCAGGAATTCTTCATACTCTGAGACAGCTTTATCTCTGCTGAGTGGCTCCAAACTGGAGGATCTGACAGGAGAGGGTGTGTGGATGTGATCTGATTCAACTGAACTTAATCTACGTGTTTGCAGTTGTTCTCTTGAatcctctctttctgtggaTGAGGACCTCGAGCCATAGATTTTCTCCTGAGCTCGGCTTGCTAGCTTGGACATGTCTCCTGAACTCAACTTTAGACCAATTGTACGGAGTAGACTCTGGATCTTGTCGTAGGGTTCTGTCTTGCTCTTAAGTTCCTCACTTGATCTCTCTAGTGTTGCCTGTTTAGGACTTGGTTGTTTCTTTTGCCCTTCTGGAACTCCACGGCTGATGGGTTGACCTTGCACCAATCCCACAATCCGAGAGAACCCCCCACCATCTTGAAGCGCCCGCTCATGAGGCAGTAAGTCATCATTAACATGAACCAGTTCTGATTTCTTTTCAGTGCCCACCTTTTTATTGAGCATGTCAAGGAAACGGTCCAGGGGTGGTTTCTCAGCTGGCGGTGGCGTGGTGTTCTTCAGATTGGGTGATGGGCTTCTAGGAGGTGGTTCTGTGGGAGAAGGAGGTCTGAACGGAGGTTGGGAAAATGAAGAATGAGTAAGGGAGGGTTGGGTGGAGGCAGGTGACAGTGTAGACTGTGATGGATCATGGTGTCCTGGAGACTGGCTCCGGTTTACAGGTCGATACGGATCATTGTACGGTTGGTCACGTGCTGAGTCATGGTAGCGATCATCGTAGGGTTCATCATATACATCATAGCGATCAGTGTAACGGTGGCTGGCAGATGCAGGGGGACCACAAGGAGGTTCACCATAGAGTCGACTTTCATAAGGGCGGTCATCGTATGGATGGTTGCTGTATGGACGGTCACTGTAAGGGCGATCAGCGTAGGAACGGCTGGCATACAGATCACCGTAGCGCTCACTGTACCGCCGATCTTGGTAAGGACTGTATGATCGATCATAATTCGGATCATCATAGGGTTGAGGAGTACGATGGTGGTGCTCAGGTCCATCGGTTCTTTTCTTCAAGATCGACCGGACTGGTTTGTATTCAGCGAGCGGCATGGCTATCCTGCCATGGTCATAGTCAATGCAGGTCCTCTGTCCAGGCTCCAATCCTCTGGGGTCTATGTCCACCAGTGACTTTTTGTAGGCAATCATCTCATTCAGCTCCTCGAGCTCCCGCTTCTTCCTTGCCAGCTCGTCATCCATGACTCCACGTCTGGGAGGAGGGCTCagttccctcctcctcttgttaCCTTCCTCACGCTCTCTGCCGGTTTTGCCTCTCTTCTTGATGGCCCTGTCCTTGCTCCTATCCCTGCTCCTACTGTGACTCCTGCTGCGGCTCCTGCTTGAGCTCTTGCTTCGGCTTTTTGTACGACTTTCGCTTCGTCTGTACCTGCTGCTTTTACGGTCAGGACTGGTGCTGCGTCTCTTTTTGATGATGCGTCCAAAATGGTCTCTAGCTGGACTCTTGCTCCTGCTTTTACTCCTGCTCCTACTTCTGCTCCGGCCATATCGACGTCGAGTGGTGCTGTAATCCCGTCTGCCAGTACCAGTCTTACTGTCATGCGCTCTAAGACTTTTCACCACTGCCTTCAGCTTGTCTGTCTCTGGTTTTTCCTTCCTGAAATGTGAACGTGATCATTCCATGTTCTTTTCTGCATGGGTGATagtgatgaataaataatgataaaataataaataaaggaagTGATGACTCACTCAGTCTCTTGTGAAGCTTTTGTCAGCTTTATGGTCATCTACCagaggacacaaacacatattaaaCAAAGTTAGAAAAACCTAACCTGTGATCATTGTAAAAGCAAAACACGGCTTCATCTTTAACTTATATAGAAGCTGTGTTAATGTCAATATTTTGAACTGAAATGGCGTCATGCAAAAGACACAGGAAACATTATTTTACACATCtggaaagaaaatcaaattaacaaaaCCTGGAAAGTTCTCTCTTAATTTCTTGTCCATATTAGTATAGATATAAAAAATTCGTACTTTTCCTTTGTTTGCTCCGACACCACCAAGTTTGCGAACAGGGAGGAAAACGCTCTCTGTATGACGTTTGATCCTTATGGCTTGAGTCCCCCCCTCTGCCGTCTCATGCTTGAAGAAACAGCAAAAGTTAGTTATGACTCAGGAAGATTGAAGATATATTGAACGATCCAGGACACTGGATTTAGCCATATGCGTCTCATTTATCTAAAACTGTCTCAACGGATTAGAGCAAGTGAAGCAGGGAAGGTTTATTaagataaatatttgaaaataatagGAGTACGAGTGAAGGATACTCTTCACCTCTCAGGcttatttatttcatcacatGAAGAAATTCATACAGACTGAACTCGAAAACGACACATTAAATATTAGTAGTCCTTTTGattgacaataataaaaaacaatagtCACATTGTATTAgttatttttagtttgttttgatAGTTTATGTTAATTGTTGTGAACGTACTGAGCACCAGCTGATATTATATACATTACTTTCCATTTGTAATGAcaattttagactttttaaggaGCTGCGGGAACCCTGGAATCTTCCGATTAGTTTACTCTGGTATCAGACGACTCACCGGAACAACGCTGAACTCAACCTTTTCGTTCAGCTCCAGTTTCTTCTTCTCGATCACCTCAGCCATGCGGAAGAAGAGCTGTGGGTTCTGACTGCACTTGATCAGTCCAGAATCTGCAGAGAACTCGATCACAATGCCCTGGTCAGAAAAACGTCAGACACATTAATGGTAAAAACCCATCACACTGTTCAAGGTACTTCTGGATCGACAGCTTTTCTCAAGTTCTCGGACTGTTCAGGTTGGAAACTCAGAATGAATCATAACTTGATTAAAGTGACTAATGACCTTCTAATAGCTtcagatgtttgtgtctgtcctgttagatcttgcagcattcaacactcctgatcatcacattttattaaagaGACTAGAACAGTTCATTGGCACTAAAGGAACCATCCTAAACTAGTTTAAATCCTATTTTTCAGATCGAttccaatttgtgcaaattaatGATGAGTCATCTGTGCGCACCACATTTAACCACGGTGTTCCTCAAGGTTTTGTGCTCGGTCCTTTTTAATTAACACACTCGTCACCCACGTTGATGTCACCCAGTTATACTTGTATAATAAAACCAGACTAATGTCTTTAAGCATGTTTCAAGGACATGGTAGAGCTGCCACCCCAACGACCCGCAGTGGCCGGGGTCGAATCTGACCTGCGGCCATTTATGCATgtcctcccccactctctctctgtccccccttCACAGCTTACTCTCTGTTCTTTATCAGACATGCTCTCATgtgcaaatactttaaacatgaagttacaaactgtttcatcTAATGTAGTAAAtctgttgatgtcttcagttcatcagcatctattgtccttgtgtcctggagacggatcctcacatgtgactctgagcttcatttactgctcagaaagtgtctctgtagtttgactcTTGATGAGTTAAGAACAGAGACAAACtgggatttgtgaatatgggatatacaaattaaatttaaatgattgattgaaGGTTTGGAAATCTTACATGTCGACGTTGTTCTGTCGACTCTTCAAAGGAGTCAGGGAGAATCTCCACGAAGGTTGCTCGCTCCTCTTTGGTCTCTCGATTGGTGGCGATGTTGAAACGCACCTTTACAGATCAGACAGAGAAATTTAACATGAAGGAAATTCTAATTTTGACTTCagccaagtcttaaccctcaaacagccacccacacacagccacccacccacccacccacccacccacacacacacacacacacacacacacacacacacacacacacacacacacacacacacacacacacacacacacacacacacacacacacacacacacacacacacacacacacacacacacacacacacacacacaccttgtctCCGTCCAGCATGGTGGCAGACGACAGCAGGTCTCTTGGACTGAAGGGAAGTTGTTTCTGTTGACCGTCGACCGTCATCACCAGTCGACCCATTTCCTGTTCAGGTTTGACTCCACCCCTGATGTCAGCCAGCTGATCCTtcttcaccacctcctcctcttccttcttcacctccacctttccatcacttttttctgctgcctcttctttctcatcttcatccattttctcaacttttattttcaccttcaccaggaaacatctggatttaATGTGACTGTATTAACATGTTTGCAGTGTTTACACTGGGTTtaccctgtttttatttttacctgagCAAGGAGCATTCCATCCTCAGAACCTcctttttctcctgctgctcgCATCAGTTCCTCCGGctccttcttcacctctttACGAGGGATTTTAGAAATGGCTCGGAGGACGGTTCCTTCGAATCGCTCCTTGCTGATGTCATCCATGGAGCCAGGGTGTCTCATGGTGAAGCCAAGTGGCGTCCACTGCAGGAAGAAAACCTCCGTCAGCAGTAGCTCGTTCATgtcatcaaattaaataaaaaatctatgAAGAGATTAAACTGGcttaaataaattacttttaaatagttaaacgttacactataaaaactaactggataaagttgataataataatacatattttagttCACAAGCTATATTACTAGCTATATACTGCTGGTTGTGAGTCTTTATCTTCTATAGTATTGATAATCGTGAAAACTATGAAGCTGTGATATTTCCTCGGATAATCGCatcaccaaaatttcatatccTGACATCCCTAGGCCAGTGGTAAGTGCAGTACACATTTTTTGGTTCCCCCTAACTCAAAATGCTTCAAGACACCTAATCCTCAACACGACATGACAAAATATACTGAGTTTCATGATAATTGGACACATTGTTGTTTAGTTATGGCCAATTCCTGTTACACCCCGCCTTTTTGCTCATTTATATTAGAATCTCAGTCTCACAGTGCTGTATTTCAGATTTGGTGTTGATTGGTTGAAAAACCAAAGATTAATGTTTTTCAATTCATGCTAATTAGCATTGAATCCATCCTGATGGATTTTTATGGTCCAATTGGCTTTTTTGCCGAGCACCATTGGTGTGGTCTGTGAACTTCTTTTTAAATGCTGTATTACAGTGCCACCATGTGGCCAATTGAAGTCATGTTTCTTGGAAAGTTGATGCAAATCAATTTCAGTAATTGTGCCACGtttccatgttttttaatttaaataacacaaactgTTATAATTACTAGTTGGAAAAATCACTTGATAGATATTGAATATTAATTCACGTCGACCTTGTCTCCTCACCTTGTCTTTGGCGGCCGCCAACGCCGCCGACACATCGTCCTTCTTTCTCCGTTCggcctctctctcttgctcctcctcctccctcctcttcctctcgtcctcccgtttctttttctcctcctcacacttcTTCTTCTCGTCCTCCTCCCGTCGCTTCTGCTCCTCCAGGATTTTGTCCTCCACCCTCTTCGTCCTCCGCAGCCTGATCGCTCTCTTCTTCGACTTCACCTGCAACACAGAGATGGTGAGGGAAGCCCATCACTCCCTGTCCTTTGTGTCCGGTGGCTCTGGTTGGTCGGAGCCTCACTCACCAGGGTGGTGGTGAACTCCACCTGCTTGTGGATGTCGCTGCTGTTGAACTCGCTATCGCTGAAGTTCTCACAGATGTCAAAGGGAAGCTCACCGTGGTCATCCGACTTCACGATTCCTTCTTCAGAGCCCAGATAAGCGATGATACCCTGATACACAATCGATTATTAGAACAGATAACAGATAATTAGTTTTCTCTCACTCCACCTCTGGTGAcgctgcctgcatgtgtgttccatgtgtgtgtatgtatgtttgtatgtctgTATAGTTGCTTTCAGatctgcactgaactctggagatcctccacagtttctccagaggatgtgtgtgtggtcacaaATGTTCGAGTGAGAGCTTCCAGAGTTTTTGTGGACTTTCTCCATCTGGTAATaagtccacagaaagtccagaggagtCTCACAGTACGTATACATGGGACAGCTTGATATGATTAAGCCATATACCAATTTTGTCACTGAACAGACCACTATCACTTCATGTCGTTCAGAGAATCAAA encodes:
- the LOC109644386 gene encoding uncharacterized protein isoform X4; amino-acid sequence: MGRDKRPPIGPPGEDGPPFDMGPPGWGPPPPGGWEPPPHGGWGPPPPEGWPRPPDEWGPPPPGGWGPPPPDWDLRGPPHPDWGPRGPPHGWGPHPDDWLPPPEDWRRLHPEDWRRLHPEDWRRLHPEDWRHLHPEDWGPDRPPPPGWGHPGWGPEGPPEPWGPEAVPPPGMPLPPPVAMPPPDPAAYAPVAVPPVPPPGCVPPYAFPAFPPPGWAGETILEEQMPNPPPDQPEWIKALISVPPTESTPSDTKESTEEPADTKTPAATTPAPKPKPEPSKAARALGLLGKRTFDKPPPGRSTGIISFIGPTFGYIEREDLEKFTFSFEAFFGNPKAMTPGVRVHFTGCKEKNSLIATDVKVAPGGTENVDPEIYEAVVTQPIVEPQPGERQYPGQVHVNIGPLRTNLTFDRKDSMVTLLKNDQVLINLLMDIVTEKRRATNIKPKIPATFSHTNETREKGVIISLKDNKGIIKSDEHSELPFDIKENFSDVEFTTEDINEEVEFSIVTLITGKQAVRIRRVKEPLLLMLSTAIEDSEVENDDRELLKKSRGRANPELGPHMWLDTELYEGIVSQPIIEPTPVLPGYPGQIHANIGPVRTNVTFNHRDCGVTLLKNDHVLINLLVDMATRKRRAANIKPKVPFTFSYTKETRELGIIAYLGSEEGIVKSDDHGELPFDICENFSDSEFNSSDIHKQVEFTTTLVKSKKRAIRLRRTKRVEDKILEEQKRREEDEKKKCEEEKKKREDERKRREEEEQEREAERRKKDDVSAALAAAKDKWTPLGFTMRHPGSMDDISKERFEGTVLRAISKIPRKEVKKEPEELMRAAGEKGGSEDGMLLAQVKIKVEKMDEDEKEEAAEKSDGKVEVKKEEEEVVKKDQLADIRGGVKPEQEMGRLVMTVDGQQKQLPFSPRDLLSSATMLDGDKVRFNIATNRETKEERATFVEILPDSFEESTEQRRHGIVIEFSADSGLIKCSQNPQLFFRMAEVIEKKKLELNEKVEFSVVPHETAEGGTQAIRIKRHTESVFLPVRKLGGVGANKGKMTIKLTKASQETEKEKPETDKLKAVVKSLRAHDSKTGTGRRDYSTTRRRYGRSRSRSRSKSRSKSPARDHFGRIIKKRRSTSPDRKSSRYRRSESRTKSRSKSSSRSRSRSHSRSRDRSKDRAIKKRGKTGREREEGNKRRRELSPPPRRGVMDDELARKKRELEELNEMIAYKKSLVDIDPRGLEPGQRTCIDYDHGRIAMPLAEYKPVRSILKKRTDGPEHHHRTPQPYDDPNYDRSYSPYQDRRYSERYGDLYASRSYADRPYSDRPYSNHPYDDRPYESRLYGEPPCGPPASASHRYTDRYDVYDEPYDDRYHDSARDQPYNDPYRPVNRSQSPGHHDPSQSTLSPASTQPSLTHSSFSQPPFRPPSPTEPPPRSPSPNLKNTTPPPAEKPPLDRFLDMLNKKVGTEKKSELVHVNDDLLPHERALQDGGGFSRIVGLVQGQPISRGVPEGQKKQPSPKQATLERSSEELKSKTEPYDKIQSLLRTIGLKLSSGDMSKLASRAQEKIYGSRSSSTEREDSREQLQTRRLSSVESDHIHTPSPVRSSSLEPLSRDKAVSEYEEFLDQQELEALKKAQQLQSLTKTMGSTPSTTSPKPPPGPPPAQYRPPAPINWPLGVTMHVPQEQSCTTANTGTPTAGQPPHRFGFPPGPPPGPPPGHSSQRSGQPPPGPPPGPPPRRPSGQPPFAPPSNHKVFSFIGHPSTANDSSPPQTLTTATVTQTPLSSCPASDDQSAISTTVARCLKVIETVKSLAVQTSSKPVKSVQFSLPTESPSASSPHTTADTEEDIRAKQREKLDLYNQRILEKREQRFQEMLACRKQGERNKDGTVVSPGSFGFMEIL
- the LOC109644386 gene encoding uncharacterized protein isoform X3, encoding MGRDKRPPIGPPGEDGPPFDMGPPGWGPPPPGGWEPPPHGGWGPPPPEGWPRPPDEWGPPPPGGWGPPPPDWDLRGPPHPDWGPRGPPHGWGPHPDDWLPPPEDWRRLHPEDWRRLHPEDWRRLHPEDWRHLHPEDWGPDRPPPPGWGHPGWGPEGPPEPWGPEAVPPPGMPLPPPVAMPPPDPAAYAPVAVPPVPPPGCVPPYAFPAFPPPGWAGETILEEQMPNPPPDQPEWIKALISVPPTESTPSDTKESTEEPADTKTPAATTPAPKPKPEPSKAARALGLLGKRTFDKPPPGRSTGIISFIGPTFGYIEREDLEKFTFSFEAFFGNPKAMTPGVRVHFTGCKEKNSLIATDVKVAPGGTENVDPEIYEAVVTQPIVEPQPGERQYPGQVHVNIGPLRTNLTFDRKDSMVTLLKNDQVLINLLMDIVTEKRRATNIKPKIPATFSHTNETREKGVIISLKDNKGIIKSDEHSELPFDIKENFSDVEFTTEDINEEVEFSIVTLITGKQAVRIRRVKEPLLLMLSTAIEDSEVENDDRELLKKSRGRANPELGPHMWLDTELYEGIVSQPIIEPTPVLPGYPGQIHANIGPVRTNVTFNHRDCGVTLLKNDHVLINLLVDMATRKRRAANIKPKVPFTFSYTKETRELGIIAYLGSEEGIVKSDDHGELPFDICENFSDSEFNSSDIHKQVEFTTTLVKSKKRAIRLRRTKRVEDKILEEQKRREEDEKKKCEEEKKKREDERKRREEEEQEREAERRKKDDVSAALAAAKDKWTPLGFTMRHPGSMDDISKERFEGTVLRAISKIPRKEVKKEPEELMRAAGEKGGSEDGMLLAQVKIKVEKMDEDEKEEAAEKSDGKVEVKKEEEEVVKKDQLADIRGGVKPEQEMGRLVMTVDGQQKQLPFSPRDLLSSATMLDGDKVRFNIATNRETKEERATFVEILPDSFEESTEQRRHGIVIEFSADSGLIKCSQNPQLFFRMAEVIEKKKLELNEKVEFSVVPHETAEGGTQAIRIKRHTESVFLPVRKLGGVGANKGKMTIKLTKASQETEKEKPETDKLKAVVKSLRAHDSKTGTGRRDYSTTRRRYGRSRSRSRSKSRSKSPARDHFGRIIKKRRSTSPDRKSSRYRRSESRTKSRSKSSSRSRSRSHSRSRDRSKDRAIKKRGKTGREREEGNKRRRELSPPPRRGVMDDELARKKRELEELNEMIAYKKSLVDIDPRGLEPGQRTCIDYDHGRIAMPLAEYKPVRSILKKRTDGPEHHHRTPQPYDDPNYDRSYSPYQDRRYSERYGDLYASRSYADRPYSDRPYSNHPYDDRPYESRLYGEPPCGPPASASHRYTDRYDVYDEPYDDRYHDSARDQPYNDPYRPVNRSQSPGHHDPSQSTLSPASTQPSLTHSSFSQPPFRPPSPTEPPPRSPSPNLKNTTPPPAEKPPLDRFLDMLNKKVGTEKKSELVHVNDDLLPHERALQDGGGFSRIVGLVQGQPISRGVPEGQKKQPSPKQATLERSSEELKSKTEPYDKIQSLLRTIGLKLSSGDMSKLASRAQEKIYGSRSSSTEREDSREQLQTRRLSSVESDHIHTPSPVRSSSLEPLSRDKAVSEYEEFLDQQELEALKKAQQLQSLTKTMGSTPSTTSPKPPPGPPPAQYRPPAPINWPLGVTMHVPQEQSCTTANTGTPTAGQPPHRFGFPPGPPPGPPPGHSSQRSGQPPPGPPPGPPPRRPSGQPPFAPPSNHKVFSFIGHPSTANDSSPPQTLTTATVTQTPLSSCPASDDQSAISTTVARCLKVIETVKSLAVQTSSKPVKSVQFSLPTESPSASSPHTTADTEEDIRAKQREKLDLYNQRILEKREQRFQEMLACRKQGERNKDGTVVSPGSGEDGAPATRSGPCPTFRLLHLSSPTCPQ
- the LOC109644386 gene encoding uncharacterized protein isoform X2, producing MGRDKRPPIGPPGEDGPPFDMGPPGWGPPPPGGWEPPPHGGWGPPPPEGWPRPPDEWGPPPPGGWGPPPPDWDLRGPPHPDWGPRGPPHGWGPHPDDWLPPPEDWRRLHPEDWRRLHPEDWRRLHPEDWRHLHPEDWGPDRPPPPGWGHPGWGPEGPPEPWGPEAVPPPGMPLPPPVAMPPPDPAAYAPVAVPPVPPPGCVPPYAFPAFPPPGWAGETILEEQMPNPPPDQPEWIKALISVPPTESTPSDTKESTEEPADTKTPAATTPAPKPKPEPSKAARALGLLGKRTFDKPPPGRSTGIISFIGPTFGYIEREDLEKFTFSFEAFFGNPKAMTPGVRVHFTGCKEKNSLIATDVKVAPGGTENVDPEIYEAVVTQPIVEPQPGERQYPGQVHVNIGPLRTNLTFDRKDSMVTLLKNDQVLINLLMDIVTEKRRATNIKPKIPATFSHTNETREKGVIISLKDNKGIIKSDEHSELPFDIKENFSDVEFTTEDINEEVEFSIVTLITGKQAVRIRRVKEPLLLMLSTAIEDSEVENDDRELLKKSRGRANPELGPHMWLDTELYEGIVSQPIIEPTPVLPGYPGQIHANIGPVRTNVTFNHRDCGVTLLKNDHVLINLLVDMATRKRRAANIKPKVPFTFSYTKETRELGIIAYLGSEEGIVKSDDHGELPFDICENFSDSEFNSSDIHKQVEFTTTLVKSKKRAIRLRRTKRVEDKILEEQKRREEDEKKKCEEEKKKREDERKRREEEEQEREAERRKKDDVSAALAAAKDKWTPLGFTMRHPGSMDDISKERFEGTVLRAISKIPRKEVKKEPEELMRAAGEKGGSEDGMLLAQVKIKVEKMDEDEKEEAAEKSDGKVEVKKEEEEVVKKDQLADIRGGVKPEQEMGRLVMTVDGQQKQLPFSPRDLLSSATMLDGDKVRFNIATNRETKEERATFVEILPDSFEESTEQRRHGIVIEFSADSGLIKCSQNPQLFFRMAEVIEKKKLELNEKVEFSVVPHETAEGGTQAIRIKRHTESVFLPVRKLGGVGANKGKMTIKLTKASQETEKEKPETDKLKAVVKSLRAHDSKTGTGRRDYSTTRRRYGRSRSRSRSKSRSKSPARDHFGRIIKKRRSTSPDRKSSRYRRSESRTKSRSKSSSRSRSRSHSRSRDRSKDRAIKKRGKTGREREEGNKRRRELSPPPRRGVMDDELARKKRELEELNEMIAYKKSLVDIDPRGLEPGQRTCIDYDHGRIAMPLAEYKPVRSILKKRTDGPEHHHRTPQPYDDPNYDRSYSPYQDRRYSERYGDLYASRSYADRPYSDRPYSNHPYDDRPYESRLYGEPPCGPPASASHRYTDRYDVYDEPYDDRYHDSARDQPYNDPYRPVNRSQSPGHHDPSQSTLSPASTQPSLTHSSFSQPPFRPPSPTEPPPRSPSPNLKNTTPPPAEKPPLDRFLDMLNKKVGTEKKSELVHVNDDLLPHERALQDGGGFSRIVGLVQGQPISRGVPEGQKKQPSPKQATLERSSEELKSKTEPYDKIQSLLRTIGLKLSSGDMSKLASRAQEKIYGSRSSSTEREDSREQLQTRRLSSVESDHIHTPSPVRSSSLEPLSRDKAVSEYEEFLDQQELEALKKAQQLQSLTKTMGSTPSTTSPKPPPGPPPAQYRPPAPINWPLGVTMHVPQEQSCTTANTGTPTAGQPPHRFGFPPGPPPGPPPGHSSQRSGQPPPGPPPGPPPRRPSGQPPFAPPSNHKVFSFIGHPSTANDSSPPQTLTTATVTQTPLSSCPASDDQSAISTTVARCLKVIETVKSLAVQTSSKPVKSVQFSLPTESPSASSPHTTADTEEDIRAKQREKLDLYNQRILEKREQRFQEMLACRKQGERNKDGTVVSPATWFRPSGWLKSLHSDHLNLSWSLITVLSPV